In a genomic window of Candidatus Woesearchaeota archaeon:
- a CDS encoding M48 family metalloprotease — MVNEDIQIPVILKLKIYLGLLLSTSLFIGLYVILYYLGGLIYLGIGLIPLIFVLFIKNKPIGVLVKRKEHPKLIALVEETAEKLNVSCPDEIYLTADPSISVSGFFKKRLSIGIASIRSLSEKEFQSIIAHEMGHFYGKDTVIGGFFWRVDYSLEKSSEFGKAWYDAIPIMNFAIIGLVVMLFYKVYRFFFGIINYYYSRQMEYRADYVASKVAGSTNFHKGLLNYSSYTGYFTQVGYNSMIQLLNQGQAFVNIYENVHTWYTKENAKKIQKQVMLNDKWSLFSTHPTLKSRLKRIPQSSNSEKSKPAKELFNNFIKLEKDMTEKITEEFHHNITVNRLYEEAVAREGRCQFCGKQYNKLQDLLEHEAKCNKREK; from the coding sequence ATGGTAAATGAAGACATACAAATTCCAGTAATTTTGAAACTCAAAATTTATTTAGGTCTTTTATTGAGTACATCTCTTTTTATTGGGTTGTATGTAATATTGTATTATTTAGGTGGTTTGATTTATTTAGGAATTGGATTAATTCCCTTAATTTTTGTTTTGTTTATCAAAAATAAACCAATAGGTGTGCTTGTTAAGAGAAAAGAACATCCCAAATTAATTGCATTAGTGGAAGAAACTGCTGAAAAACTTAATGTATCCTGTCCAGATGAAATTTATTTAACTGCAGATCCAAGCATAAGTGTTAGTGGTTTTTTTAAGAAAAGACTTTCTATTGGGATTGCTTCTATAAGGTCACTTTCAGAAAAAGAATTCCAATCTATTATAGCACATGAAATGGGGCATTTTTATGGAAAAGATACGGTTATAGGAGGATTTTTTTGGAGAGTTGATTATTCTCTTGAGAAATCATCTGAATTTGGAAAAGCATGGTATGATGCAATCCCTATAATGAATTTTGCAATAATTGGTTTAGTTGTTATGTTATTTTACAAAGTTTATAGATTCTTCTTTGGAATAATTAATTATTATTATTCCAGGCAAATGGAATATAGAGCTGATTATGTAGCATCTAAAGTTGCAGGTTCTACAAATTTTCATAAGGGGTTGTTAAACTATTCTAGTTATACTGGATACTTCACACAAGTTGGATATAACTCTATGATTCAATTATTAAATCAAGGACAAGCTTTTGTAAATATATACGAAAATGTCCATACATGGTATACTAAAGAAAACGCTAAGAAAATTCAAAAACAAGTTATGCTTAATGATAAGTGGAGTCTATTCTCTACACATCCCACTCTGAAAAGCAGGTTAAAGCGAATCCCTCAATCATCAAACTCCGAAAAATCAAAACCTGCAAAAGAATTATTCAACAATTTTATCAAATTAGAGAAAGATATGACTGAGAAAATTACAGAAGAATTTCATCATAATATCACTGTAAATAGATTGTATGAAGAAGCAGTAGCGAGAGAAGGGAGATGCCAATTCTGTGGTAAGCAATATAACAAGTTACAGGACTTATTAGAGCATGAGGCTAAGTGTAATAAGAGAGAAAAATAA